From Rudanella lutea DSM 19387, a single genomic window includes:
- the hemN gene encoding oxygen-independent coproporphyrinogen III oxidase: MTPVSLIQKYNVAGPRYTSYPAVPHWNTDAFTRDAFAQRLLTAFTETNASAGISLYIHLPYCESLCTFCGCHKRITKNHGVEQPYINAVLAEWNLYCNLLEQTGQRPRIAELHLGGGTPSFFAPSELNRLMEGLFRRADSTQSPDYGWEGHPNNTTAEHLQTLYDWGFRRVSFGVQDYDPVVQQAIHRHQPFAHVEQVTRWARTIGYTSISHDLVFGLPFQQISSIENTIRQTLSLQPDRLSFYSYAHVPWVKGTGQRGFRDEDLPSADQKRKLYETGRDLLGAAGYSEIGIDHFARPHDGLFRAMDNGTLHRNFMGYTTQQTRVLLGLGASAISDVGMAFGQNEKNVDAYLGLMAAGELPVVKGHVLSRQDGRVRGHILNLMCRFQTSWMADEWAPDEWEAMRPRLQEMAEDGLIEFTETSVRICEEGRPFIRNVCMVLDRYLPTTPTSVRVFSSTV, translated from the coding sequence ATGACACCCGTCTCTCTCATTCAGAAATACAACGTAGCTGGTCCTCGGTACACGAGTTATCCGGCCGTGCCCCACTGGAATACCGACGCTTTCACCCGCGACGCCTTTGCTCAACGGCTGCTCACGGCCTTTACCGAAACCAACGCGTCGGCTGGCATTAGTTTGTATATTCACCTGCCGTACTGCGAAAGCCTGTGCACGTTTTGCGGGTGTCATAAGCGCATCACCAAAAACCACGGCGTAGAGCAACCGTACATCAACGCCGTGTTGGCCGAGTGGAATCTGTATTGCAATTTGCTCGAGCAAACAGGCCAACGGCCCCGCATTGCCGAACTGCACCTGGGAGGGGGCACGCCAAGCTTTTTTGCTCCTTCTGAACTGAACCGCCTGATGGAAGGCCTGTTTCGTCGGGCCGACTCTACCCAATCGCCCGACTACGGCTGGGAGGGGCACCCCAACAACACCACTGCGGAGCACCTGCAAACATTGTATGACTGGGGTTTTCGGCGCGTCAGCTTTGGAGTACAGGACTACGACCCGGTAGTGCAACAGGCTATTCACCGGCATCAGCCCTTTGCGCACGTAGAACAGGTCACGCGTTGGGCCCGCACCATTGGCTACACGTCAATTAGTCATGATCTGGTGTTTGGCCTGCCGTTTCAGCAAATCAGCTCGATAGAGAACACCATCCGCCAAACCCTCTCGTTACAGCCCGACCGGCTTTCGTTTTACTCGTATGCGCATGTGCCCTGGGTAAAAGGAACCGGGCAGCGTGGGTTCCGCGACGAAGACCTGCCCTCGGCCGATCAGAAGCGTAAGCTCTACGAAACAGGCCGCGATTTGCTGGGGGCCGCGGGCTACTCTGAAATTGGTATCGACCATTTTGCCCGGCCGCACGATGGCCTGTTTCGGGCCATGGATAATGGCACCCTGCACCGCAACTTTATGGGCTACACCACGCAGCAAACCCGGGTGTTGCTAGGATTGGGAGCTTCGGCTATCAGCGACGTAGGCATGGCGTTTGGGCAGAACGAAAAAAACGTAGATGCGTACCTGGGCCTGATGGCTGCGGGTGAGCTACCGGTGGTGAAAGGGCATGTACTGTCGCGGCAGGATGGGCGCGTGCGGGGGCATATTCTGAACCTGATGTGTCGGTTTCAAACAAGCTGGATGGCCGATGAGTGGGCTCCGGATGAGTGGGAAGCGATGCGGCCCCGGCTGCAAGAAATGGCCGAGGATGGGCTCATTGAGTTTACCGAAACGTCGGTTCGGATTTGTGAGGAGGGACGCCCGTTTATTCGGAATGTATGTATGGTATTGGACCGGTATCTGCCAACAACACCTACGTCGGTCCGGGTTTTTTCATCGACCGTGTAA
- a CDS encoding group III truncated hemoglobin, which yields MLSSPLRDIATEADVTYFLERFYERVRKNPDLGHIFDGVAQVNWPEHMPRITAFWTSILLGTDNYRGNPMRPHFELALKTPFTPAHFDQWLALFGQTMHECFAGECADQAMIRAQSIALVMQSRLYSMGLLKTED from the coding sequence ATGCTTTCTTCACCGTTACGCGATATCGCCACCGAAGCCGACGTTACCTATTTCTTGGAGCGATTTTATGAGCGCGTTCGGAAGAACCCCGATCTGGGGCATATTTTCGACGGGGTGGCTCAGGTCAACTGGCCTGAGCACATGCCCCGGATTACCGCTTTCTGGACAAGCATTCTGCTTGGTACCGACAATTATCGGGGCAACCCCATGCGGCCCCATTTTGAGCTGGCGCTTAAAACACCGTTTACCCCGGCCCACTTCGATCAGTGGCTGGCTCTTTTTGGTCAAACTATGCACGAGTGTTTTGCCGGCGAATGTGCCGATCAGGCCATGATTCGGGCGCAGTCGATTGCGCTGGTCATGCAGAGCCGACTCTACAGCATGGGGCTGTTAAAGACAGAGGATTGA
- a CDS encoding SusC/RagA family TonB-linked outer membrane protein: MKQRYRMLAFCLTAGCISSFAQEAPVSRSKQSSSASGPVLAFRTTKPDKSPRLQVADVVVSGKVTDEQGNGLPGVSVVVKGSTQGTNTDGNGSFRLSVPNANATLVFSFVGYARQEVTVGSQTNLTVKLVPTDETLNEVVVVGYGSQLKKEVTGAVQTLSAAEIKDLPVSQIGQKLQGRLAGVQINQTTGRPGAGINIRIRGQLSVSAGSDPLYVVDGFPITGNIAQLNPDEIEDISVLKDAASTSLYGSRAANGVVLITTKRGKSGQTNVSFNTFAGIQQVPERGRVKMLDAQQFAQFKKEYYQDQGQAVPAEFANPADWANKNNDWYGAVLRTAPVQSYNLSINSNRDKSNTSVVAGYFNQQGVVLNNEYKRFSLRLNSNYNISDKVGVGFNVAPSYVFDNTPRTDGDRGTGILFNALHTWPVMPIRDQNGNLTLFNNFPGSTGNIFNYPNWVRAAEELTNETRNTNLLSNAYIQYQPIKGLTLKSTINVEYLNSKFFFFNPSTATSAINVPIPTLAVSIRQAREDISWLNENLATYVRSFGNHNFEILAGFTNQHFRQEFSRIQADTYADDRLPTIQAALNINRGGTQNGVNEWALTSYLSRLTYNYKGKYLFTAAIRTDGSSRFGANNRWGTFPSVSAGWVVSDEEFMQKLPTISFAKLRASYGVIGNNNIGNYTQYALVNNTVNAVFGSTVATGAVVTSLANPNLGWETTNQLDVGLDLGLLNDRIQFTYDYFNKRTTNLLYAVQIPQEAGFSNFNDNIGEIKFWGHEFAVNSRNTTGKLRWSTNANISFNRNKVVALAPGIDRVYGSFHITQVGQPFGQFYGLVKQGFYMNADEVKNLPTIPGRSAVGTIKLKDVNGDGVITFGGDRDDRAIIGNPFPKFIYGITNNLNYGNWDLSIVGSGSYGNQLWVRHLYSTANLDGVFNMVEGVKDRFRVGPDGRVITPGAGMFGVTNGGGNFTGIERDWPSSHFVADASYFTIRNITLGYDIGAVRKFFKSARVYASVQQAYVFTKYRGGPNPETSAQGDGQGDGGNLSPGVDLSNYPVPRTYTLGVNLNF, from the coding sequence ATGAAACAGCGTTATCGTATGCTTGCATTCTGCCTGACGGCCGGATGCATCAGCAGTTTTGCTCAGGAGGCCCCCGTCTCCCGATCCAAGCAGAGTTCTTCTGCAAGCGGTCCAGTTCTGGCCTTCCGCACCACAAAACCCGACAAAAGCCCCCGCCTACAGGTAGCCGATGTGGTGGTTTCGGGCAAGGTGACCGATGAGCAAGGCAATGGTTTACCCGGCGTGAGTGTCGTGGTAAAAGGCTCTACCCAGGGTACCAACACCGACGGCAACGGTAGCTTCCGGCTCTCTGTACCCAATGCAAATGCCACGTTGGTTTTCAGTTTCGTGGGTTATGCCCGTCAGGAGGTGACAGTTGGTAGTCAGACTAACCTCACCGTGAAATTGGTACCAACCGACGAAACCCTCAATGAAGTGGTGGTAGTGGGTTACGGTAGCCAGCTGAAGAAAGAGGTAACCGGAGCTGTACAAACGCTCAGCGCAGCCGAGATCAAAGACCTGCCCGTGTCGCAGATCGGGCAAAAACTGCAAGGTCGACTGGCCGGTGTACAGATCAACCAAACCACCGGGCGGCCGGGCGCGGGTATCAACATCCGAATCAGGGGGCAGCTTTCGGTATCGGCCGGTAGCGACCCGCTGTATGTAGTCGATGGATTCCCGATTACGGGGAACATTGCCCAGCTCAACCCTGATGAGATTGAGGACATCTCGGTGTTGAAAGATGCCGCGTCGACCTCACTCTACGGATCGCGGGCAGCCAACGGTGTGGTCCTGATTACGACCAAGCGGGGCAAAAGCGGCCAAACCAACGTAAGCTTCAACACGTTTGCCGGTATCCAGCAGGTGCCTGAGCGCGGCCGCGTCAAGATGCTCGATGCCCAGCAGTTTGCCCAGTTCAAGAAAGAATACTATCAGGACCAGGGCCAGGCTGTACCCGCAGAGTTTGCCAATCCAGCCGATTGGGCCAACAAAAACAACGACTGGTACGGTGCGGTACTCCGCACGGCTCCGGTACAGAGCTACAATCTGAGCATCAACTCGAACCGCGACAAGTCGAACACCTCGGTTGTGGCCGGCTATTTCAACCAGCAGGGTGTGGTGCTCAACAACGAGTACAAGCGGTTTTCGCTGCGCCTGAACTCCAACTACAACATCTCCGACAAGGTAGGAGTTGGTTTCAACGTAGCGCCTTCGTATGTATTCGACAACACCCCCCGCACCGATGGCGACCGGGGTACGGGTATCCTCTTCAACGCCCTGCATACCTGGCCGGTGATGCCTATCCGCGATCAGAATGGTAACCTGACCCTGTTCAACAACTTCCCCGGCAGCACCGGCAACATTTTTAACTACCCCAACTGGGTGCGTGCCGCCGAAGAACTGACCAACGAGACGCGTAACACCAACCTGCTCTCCAACGCCTACATTCAGTATCAGCCCATAAAAGGCCTGACACTCAAGTCGACCATCAACGTTGAATACCTGAACTCGAAGTTCTTCTTCTTCAACCCGTCGACCGCTACGAGCGCCATCAACGTACCTATACCCACGCTGGCCGTGTCGATCCGGCAGGCCCGCGAGGATATATCGTGGCTGAACGAAAATCTGGCCACGTACGTACGCTCGTTTGGCAACCACAATTTTGAGATTCTGGCCGGTTTCACAAACCAGCATTTCCGGCAGGAATTCTCGCGGATTCAGGCCGACACCTATGCCGACGACCGGCTCCCGACTATCCAGGCAGCCCTCAACATTAACCGGGGTGGTACGCAAAACGGGGTAAACGAGTGGGCACTGACCTCGTACCTCTCTCGACTGACCTACAACTACAAAGGCAAATACCTGTTTACAGCCGCCATTCGTACTGATGGATCGAGCCGGTTCGGAGCCAACAACCGCTGGGGTACCTTCCCGTCGGTGTCGGCAGGCTGGGTTGTATCTGACGAGGAGTTCATGCAGAAGCTGCCTACCATTTCGTTTGCCAAACTGCGGGCCAGCTACGGCGTCATTGGTAACAACAACATTGGTAACTACACGCAGTACGCACTGGTCAACAATACCGTGAACGCGGTATTTGGCAGCACCGTAGCCACGGGTGCCGTGGTAACCTCGCTGGCCAACCCCAATCTGGGCTGGGAGACTACCAATCAGCTCGATGTAGGGCTGGACTTGGGTCTACTCAACGACCGGATTCAGTTCACGTACGACTACTTTAATAAGCGGACTACCAACCTGCTTTATGCCGTGCAGATTCCGCAGGAGGCCGGTTTCAGTAACTTCAACGACAACATCGGTGAGATTAAGTTCTGGGGCCATGAGTTTGCCGTAAACAGCCGCAACACCACTGGCAAGTTACGCTGGAGCACGAATGCCAACATCTCCTTTAACCGCAACAAAGTAGTGGCACTGGCACCGGGCATCGACCGCGTGTACGGCTCGTTCCACATCACACAGGTAGGGCAGCCATTTGGGCAGTTCTACGGCTTAGTGAAGCAGGGCTTTTATATGAATGCCGACGAGGTGAAAAACTTGCCCACAATTCCGGGCCGCTCGGCAGTAGGAACCATTAAGCTCAAGGATGTAAACGGCGATGGTGTGATTACGTTTGGTGGCGACCGCGACGACCGGGCCATTATTGGCAACCCATTCCCCAAATTTATCTACGGTATCACCAATAACCTGAACTACGGTAACTGGGATCTGTCCATTGTTGGGTCGGGTTCGTACGGCAATCAGTTGTGGGTACGCCACCTGTATAGCACGGCCAACCTCGACGGTGTTTTCAACATGGTTGAAGGCGTGAAAGACCGGTTCCGGGTAGGCCCCGACGGCCGCGTGATTACGCCCGGTGCGGGTATGTTTGGCGTGACCAACGGCGGGGGTAACTTCACCGGGATTGAGCGCGACTGGCCGAGCAGCCATTTCGTGGCCGATGCCTCGTACTTCACCATCCGCAACATCACGCTTGGTTACGACATCGGGGCCGTTCGGAAATTCTTCAAGTCGGCACGGGTGTATGCCTCTGTACAACAGGCGTATGTGTTTACGAAATACCGGGGCGGGCCAAACCCCGAGACCAGTGCTCAGGGCGATGGGCAGGGCGATGGTGGCAACCTGAGCCCCGGTGTTGACCTCTCCAACTACCCCGTTCCGCGCACCTACACCCTCGGCGTAAACCTGAACTTCTAA
- a CDS encoding RagB/SusD family nutrient uptake outer membrane protein, whose product MKIKYITTGLLSLTLALTGCEKDFLTVVPETALSSATFFTKDADFQQAVNGAYVPLRPMYNEWAWILGEMHSDNTYYARNVLFGAVDNTQNVADFAIPKSNGVTPNNPVLQLYRLNFQIIARTNEILTRIDNVTFANADVKNNVKGQAHFLRAFAYFQLVRHFGKVPMHLTPVTGREDAASPLVSIDEGYAQVIKDATEAAKLLPKKAAQEAGRATSGAAKTLLADVYMIQKKWAEAEAQLRDVVTNDTYRLMPDYNDAFSFTSANKNNAESVFEVQYLEGAAGFNGNHIYRFVPTPITAAELAPITGTSNPQPLSGENNNIPTPDMIAAYEPGDKRLDVSIGYVTLSQSLRDNKRYPYIKKYARPHAQHNNTGQNWPVYRYAEVLLLLAEALNEQGKTGEAVPLLNQIRTRAGLAATTATTQTALREAIFRERRVELAFENKRWFDIVRTGRVNEIIVPYGNRIKANPQAYYFPAGAVPPPNAFTNLDVYYPLPAVESDLTPHF is encoded by the coding sequence ATGAAAATCAAGTATATAACCACCGGCTTACTGTCGCTGACACTCGCGCTCACCGGTTGCGAAAAAGACTTCCTGACGGTTGTGCCCGAAACAGCCCTCAGCTCGGCTACGTTCTTTACCAAAGACGCCGACTTTCAGCAGGCCGTCAATGGAGCCTACGTACCGCTACGTCCCATGTATAATGAGTGGGCGTGGATTCTGGGTGAGATGCACTCCGACAATACCTACTACGCTCGAAACGTCTTGTTTGGTGCCGTGGATAACACCCAGAACGTGGCTGACTTTGCCATACCCAAGTCCAATGGCGTTACGCCCAATAACCCGGTCCTCCAGCTTTATCGGTTAAATTTTCAGATTATTGCCCGAACCAACGAAATCCTGACACGGATCGATAATGTAACCTTTGCCAACGCCGATGTAAAAAATAACGTAAAAGGGCAGGCGCACTTTCTGCGGGCGTTTGCCTACTTCCAGCTGGTACGCCACTTTGGAAAGGTGCCTATGCACCTAACCCCAGTAACCGGCCGCGAAGACGCTGCATCTCCGCTGGTCTCGATTGATGAGGGGTACGCACAGGTTATTAAGGATGCCACCGAAGCCGCCAAACTGTTGCCCAAGAAAGCCGCTCAGGAAGCCGGACGCGCCACCTCGGGTGCCGCCAAAACCCTGCTGGCCGATGTGTACATGATTCAGAAGAAATGGGCCGAGGCCGAAGCGCAACTGCGCGATGTGGTAACCAACGATACGTACCGGCTCATGCCCGACTACAACGATGCGTTCTCGTTTACGAGTGCGAATAAAAACAACGCAGAATCGGTGTTTGAGGTGCAGTACCTGGAAGGGGCCGCCGGTTTCAACGGCAACCATATCTACCGGTTTGTACCCACACCCATTACGGCCGCCGAACTCGCACCTATCACCGGAACCTCGAACCCACAGCCGCTATCGGGCGAGAACAACAACATTCCGACGCCCGACATGATTGCTGCTTACGAACCCGGCGACAAGCGGCTTGATGTGTCAATTGGCTACGTGACCCTCAGCCAGAGTCTGCGCGACAACAAGCGGTATCCGTACATCAAAAAGTACGCCCGGCCTCATGCCCAGCACAACAACACAGGCCAAAACTGGCCGGTGTACCGCTATGCGGAGGTGCTGCTGCTCCTGGCCGAAGCCCTTAACGAGCAAGGTAAAACCGGCGAGGCTGTGCCGCTGTTGAACCAGATTCGGACGCGGGCAGGGCTGGCCGCTACCACGGCAACCACCCAAACGGCCCTGCGCGAAGCCATCTTCCGCGAACGGCGCGTCGAATTGGCCTTTGAAAACAAACGTTGGTTCGATATAGTCCGGACGGGCCGGGTCAATGAGATCATTGTACCGTACGGCAACCGGATCAAAGCCAACCCACAGGCGTATTACTTCCCGGCCGGGGCTGTGCCACCACCCAACGCTTTCACGAACCTCGATGTCTACTACCCGCTACCGGCTGTAGAGTCTGACCTGACCCCGCATTTTTAG